The following coding sequences lie in one Candidatus Izemoplasmatales bacterium genomic window:
- a CDS encoding hemolysin III family protein, with amino-acid sequence MKLSRVQSRGEEIANSVSHIAGGALALAGTVLLIVRARGVGEVMGAIVFGFGMIMLYTMSALYHAFREGSTVKRVFQRFDHIGIYLLIGGTFAPIFILVIEKPLGWFLLLGQWTIIVLGIVFKAVRIRRFALLHLTLFLLLGWSGLTLVGPLYATSAAAFWLILAGGISYTIGVLFYAFDWFKFAHFVWHVFVFLGTLLHFFAIYSCLM; translated from the coding sequence ATGAAGCTGTCACGCGTACAATCCAGAGGCGAGGAGATCGCCAATTCCGTCTCCCACATCGCCGGCGGGGCCCTGGCCCTCGCCGGAACGGTTCTTCTGATCGTCAGGGCAAGGGGCGTCGGCGAGGTCATGGGCGCGATCGTCTTCGGTTTCGGGATGATCATGCTCTACACGATGAGCGCTCTGTATCATGCCTTCCGCGAAGGGTCTACCGTCAAGCGGGTCTTCCAGCGGTTCGACCACATCGGGATCTACCTCCTGATCGGCGGGACCTTCGCGCCGATCTTCATCCTCGTCATCGAAAAGCCGCTCGGATGGTTCCTGTTATTGGGACAATGGACGATCATCGTCCTCGGCATCGTCTTCAAGGCGGTGAGGATCCGCAGGTTCGCGCTCCTGCATCTGACGCTCTTCCTCTTGCTCGGCTGGAGCGGACTGACGCTCGTCGGGCCGCTCTACGCGACCTCCGCGGCGGCCTTCTGGCTGATCCTCGCGGGCGGGATCTCGTACACGATCGGCGTCCTCTTCTATGCCTTCGACTGGTTCAAGTTCGCCCATTTCGTCTGGCACGTCTTCGTCTTCCTCGGCACCCTGCTTCATTTCTTCGCGATCTACTCCTGTCTCATGTGA
- a CDS encoding helix-turn-helix transcriptional regulator: MNRIQDNIKRLRKDKGWTQEEVAGQLYVTRQLVSKWEMGKSLPNVADVERLAAIFGVGVGDLLDDESIRSITLSEAIVNRRKRRFHWISIPISLAAIGLGLFVLFSTLDLGETHPMITVAYCYVTAADAGRGTYVFENDAVRYAIDTIRDPFAVTVVGADGTDYDLEDLVVGDNVQVSFESVPENGLDIVVLDKVLETELYGVFVSAADDDFESLEDVAASVAGVRYVYQTESSSGWNAECVLTPDAGNLRLAVDVYVDLDPLKIAGEARIGLIRSDGIVIPDVVDLESQRLYVYDGAYMSGTPDVTTSDTVRVTYRIHVRFVPSVDSFTVYEYDPENVLIGETAMTWEDVALFTAQDDTLRAYVVTERTVVGGPYGTNILTNAYALLRGETETFAFADDRGMVRFVDFTLD, translated from the coding sequence GAGGTCGCCGGCCAGCTGTACGTCACGCGGCAGCTCGTCAGCAAGTGGGAGATGGGAAAGTCGCTTCCCAACGTCGCCGACGTCGAGCGCCTCGCGGCGATCTTCGGCGTCGGCGTCGGCGACCTGCTCGACGACGAAAGCATCCGCTCGATCACCCTGAGCGAGGCGATCGTGAATCGCAGGAAGCGCCGCTTCCACTGGATCTCGATCCCCATCAGCCTCGCGGCGATCGGCCTCGGACTCTTCGTTCTGTTCTCGACCCTCGACCTCGGCGAGACGCATCCCATGATCACGGTGGCGTACTGCTACGTGACGGCGGCGGATGCCGGACGCGGCACGTACGTGTTCGAAAACGACGCCGTGCGCTATGCCATCGACACGATCCGCGATCCGTTCGCCGTGACCGTCGTCGGCGCCGACGGGACCGACTACGATCTCGAGGATCTCGTCGTCGGCGACAACGTCCAGGTCTCATTCGAATCCGTTCCGGAAAACGGCCTCGACATCGTCGTCCTCGACAAGGTGCTCGAGACCGAACTCTACGGCGTCTTCGTCTCGGCCGCGGATGACGATTTCGAGTCCCTCGAGGACGTCGCCGCATCCGTCGCCGGCGTCCGGTACGTCTATCAGACGGAATCGTCGTCCGGCTGGAACGCCGAATGCGTCCTGACCCCGGATGCCGGAAACCTCCGGCTGGCCGTCGACGTCTACGTCGACCTCGATCCGCTCAAGATCGCCGGGGAGGCCCGGATCGGCCTGATCCGCTCCGACGGGATCGTCATTCCCGACGTCGTCGACCTCGAGTCGCAGCGCCTCTACGTCTATGACGGCGCCTATATGTCCGGGACGCCGGACGTCACGACGTCCGACACCGTGCGCGTGACCTACCGGATCCACGTCCGGTTCGTCCCGTCGGTCGATTCCTTCACCGTCTACGAATACGATCCGGAGAACGTCCTGATCGGGGAGACGGCGATGACGTGGGAGGACGTCGCCCTCTTCACGGCGCAGGACGACACGCTCCGCGCGTACGTCGTGACCGAACGAACCGTCGTCGGCGGACCGTACGGCACGAACATCCTGACGAACGCCTACGCGCTCCTGCGGGGTGAAACGGAGACCTTCGCCTTCGCCGACGACCGGGGGATGGTCCGGTTCGTCGACTTCACCCTCGATTGA